One window of the Runella slithyformis DSM 19594 genome contains the following:
- a CDS encoding fasciclin domain-containing protein, with protein sequence MKKIVIVAAFLVNVSFAQEKTVEVGGAPMYPSKNIIENAVNSKDHTTLVAAVKAADLVETLQGAGPFTVFAPANEAFDKLPKGTVETLVKPENKKTLTSILTYHVVAGKMDSKTMAEAIKAGGGTAAFKTVQGGTLKAMMKDGQLVLTDEKGGMAAVTIKDVYQSNGVIHVIDSVVMPGGGA encoded by the coding sequence ATGAAAAAAATCGTAATCGTCGCTGCGTTCTTAGTGAATGTATCCTTTGCTCAGGAAAAAACGGTAGAAGTAGGCGGTGCGCCCATGTACCCTTCCAAAAATATCATTGAAAATGCCGTTAACTCCAAAGACCATACCACGTTAGTGGCGGCCGTAAAAGCGGCCGACCTGGTAGAAACCTTGCAGGGAGCAGGACCTTTTACGGTATTTGCTCCTGCCAACGAAGCCTTTGATAAATTGCCCAAAGGAACGGTGGAAACGCTGGTAAAACCTGAAAACAAAAAAACACTGACCTCGATCCTGACCTACCACGTAGTAGCCGGGAAAATGGACTCAAAGACAATGGCCGAGGCGATCAAAGCCGGTGGCGGTACGGCTGCCTTTAAAACCGTGCAGGGCGGTACGCTGAAAGCCATGATGAAAGACGGGCAATTGGTGCTGACGGATGAGAAAGGCGGTATGGCAGCCGTAACCATCAAAGACGTATACCAAAGCAACGGTGTGATTCACGTAATTGACTCGGTCGTGATGCCGGGCGGCGGTGCTTAG
- a CDS encoding AraC family transcriptional regulator, whose amino-acid sequence MKTEYENITPDKGSSFKVLRWRSHEDRFFWHQHPEYEIVYIHKGSGKRHIGQHLSHFEEGALMFIGPNVPHLNFGYGADHEHEEIVIQLRDDFLGESFLQSPELHEVKRLFELSKQGLNFYGNTQRQVAAQMLRMPSLNQFDRLIQLLLILRELATTKEYTVLKINGLSYEHSHREEARIRQIYAFVEKNYREEIDLQTVADLASLTVPSFCRYFKKITQMTFTDFVNEYRVKQACKQFAQNQSVTDACYSNGFNNLSHFTKTFKAVTGKTPREYKRELA is encoded by the coding sequence ATGAAAACCGAGTACGAAAACATTACCCCCGACAAAGGCAGCTCGTTTAAAGTATTGCGTTGGCGCTCGCACGAAGACCGTTTTTTCTGGCACCAACATCCCGAATACGAAATCGTGTATATTCACAAAGGCTCAGGCAAACGTCACATCGGCCAGCATCTTTCGCATTTTGAAGAGGGGGCTCTGATGTTTATCGGCCCCAATGTACCACACCTTAACTTCGGTTATGGGGCCGATCATGAGCACGAGGAGATCGTCATTCAGTTGCGGGATGATTTTTTGGGAGAATCGTTTTTGCAAAGCCCCGAACTCCACGAGGTCAAACGACTTTTTGAACTGTCGAAGCAGGGGCTCAACTTCTACGGAAATACCCAACGGCAGGTGGCCGCTCAGATGCTGCGAATGCCGTCGCTGAATCAGTTTGACCGATTGATTCAATTGTTGCTGATACTGCGCGAACTGGCCACCACGAAAGAGTATACCGTTTTAAAAATCAATGGCTTATCTTACGAGCACAGTCACCGCGAAGAAGCCCGCATCCGGCAGATATATGCTTTTGTTGAAAAAAACTACCGGGAAGAAATTGATTTACAGACCGTAGCCGACCTGGCCAGTTTGACGGTCCCGTCGTTTTGTCGTTATTTTAAAAAAATCACGCAGATGACCTTTACCGATTTTGTCAACGAATACCGGGTCAAGCAGGCCTGTAAGCAGTTTGCCCAAAATCAGTCGGTAACCGACGCCTGCTACAGCAACGGCTTCAATAACCTTTCGCATTTTACCAAGACCTTTAAAGCTGTTACGGGCAAAACACCGAGAGAATATAAGCGGGAATTAGCTTAA
- a CDS encoding T9SS type A sorting domain-containing protein: MKRIFTSALLLWGCLTANAQLTSPFKVNYMVTFDEETKSYTTWVVPDYDTPNIHNADTEEKGATAQVTLKVPKGFVLSNLRDIRGTWEKKPVKLGSEPVFRQAGSDSRSEYYVIGKAPVETNYGSFRKDEPVALFSFTGTVAAAEVKAIENSDPFIHIADEMLSLNVGSSFYSRSGQRPTVTSVPLEQFSAPINRQTMLTKAAEKAGMTGSGHSAELNANAPVITYPNPVSDVLTVRYFSEKENAPVRFELIDARGNVISTSNIKAKLGFTTVQMNVGTFSDGAYLIRTVAEKQSFTHKVVKVN; the protein is encoded by the coding sequence ATGAAAAGAATCTTTACTTCTGCGTTGCTTCTATGGGGCTGCCTGACGGCAAACGCTCAACTGACGTCGCCTTTCAAGGTCAACTACATGGTTACTTTTGATGAGGAAACAAAATCATACACCACTTGGGTCGTGCCCGACTACGATACGCCAAACATCCATAACGCCGATACGGAGGAAAAAGGCGCTACGGCCCAGGTGACGTTAAAGGTGCCAAAGGGGTTTGTGCTGTCAAACCTCCGGGATATCCGAGGAACCTGGGAAAAGAAACCCGTGAAGCTCGGGAGTGAACCCGTTTTTCGGCAGGCCGGCAGTGACAGTCGTTCTGAATACTATGTCATAGGAAAAGCACCCGTTGAAACCAACTACGGTTCATTTCGAAAAGATGAGCCGGTGGCATTGTTCAGCTTTACCGGTACCGTCGCCGCCGCCGAAGTAAAAGCCATTGAGAATTCAGACCCCTTTATTCATATCGCGGATGAAATGCTGTCGCTGAACGTAGGAAGCAGTTTTTATTCCCGTTCAGGACAGCGGCCCACCGTGACCTCCGTTCCGCTGGAACAGTTTTCGGCCCCCATCAACCGACAGACGATGTTGACCAAAGCGGCCGAGAAAGCCGGAATGACCGGTTCCGGACATTCAGCGGAGTTGAATGCGAATGCCCCCGTAATTACTTATCCTAATCCGGTTTCCGATGTACTGACGGTCAGGTATTTTTCGGAAAAAGAAAACGCACCCGTAAGATTTGAGCTCATAGATGCGCGGGGGAATGTCATTTCCACTTCGAATATAAAGGCAAAATTGGGCTTTACTACGGTCCAAATGAACGTCGGAACATTCAGCGATGGCGCGTATTTAATCCGTACCGTTGCTGAAAAACAATCATTTACGCATAAAGTGGTAAAAGTCAACTAA
- a CDS encoding DEAD/DEAH box helicase, whose translation MKVATTQPFSIVYSLFQHEYLGYLFGSYVVQVNGKGELTLLNQIVSTKNVGEFSKGLDENDVELVKAIEAIQQDTILKKFNPKKLSATDFFLKIYDPQKGDKLLQEAIAGYLENRKAEILQWLKDKDLYVMGVDGNPARTRIQWMPNRAKVYFHFKRNEENTHYYPNIKYDGERLHIRNQNALLVCDEPAWLLVQDKLYHFDRHVDGKKIRPFLTKPQIIIPRSVEDQYYQRFVVPLVASYEVYAEGFEIRYETAELQSILNLTELNSGAGTSLSLFEQSTAGEESLTDDESQVMLELSFRYGNFTFTFDNFAAHANVSLEKNGDSYVFHKVKRDVRVEKAKLLLLKGLGLDMQQGRRKMPKSEAFEWLRTNHFTLKDAGILVRQSAGNGKQYFLGYSSIDISFEEGRDWFDIYANVRFGEFEIPFIKLKNLILARKKEFTLPNGEIALIPEAWLTAYSELFAFAEYDPDSEQLLLRKHHLALIQEFAEDSLAKVIMSRKLEKLRDFTEIDETPLPENFLGTLRPYQKAGYDWINFLNTYRFGGCLADDMGLGKTVTTLAMLQYQKEQGPHRPSLLVMPTSLLYNWQLEARRFTPQLRVLVYTGTYRDKNPAQFDGYDLILTSYGIVRIDIDLLKTYPFHYIILDESQAIKNPSSHITKAVMQLEARHRLILTGTPLENTTMDLWTQMTFVNPGLLGSQSYFRSHFQVPIEKHNDEKRSQKLYALIKPFLLRRHKSQVALDLPSKVESVHYCDMAEEQEKRYEETKSYYRNYILEQIEESGIAKSQIMVLQGLTKLRQLANHPRMIDEEYEGESGKLEEIQAKLEELLAGDHKVLIFSQFIRHLSILRQYLDEKNIRYAYLDGSTADRQAQVELFQEKEEIKIFLISLRAGGLGLNLTAADYVFILDPWWNPAIEAQAIDRAHRIGQQRTVFTYKFITKNSVEEKILDLQRSKQKLFNELITTEESFVKSLTKEDIIDLLA comes from the coding sequence ATGAAAGTCGCTACTACTCAACCTTTTTCCATCGTTTATTCACTTTTTCAGCACGAGTATTTAGGGTATTTGTTTGGATCCTACGTGGTTCAGGTCAATGGTAAGGGAGAGTTGACGTTGCTGAACCAAATCGTTTCGACCAAGAACGTTGGTGAATTTTCAAAAGGATTGGATGAAAATGATGTAGAGCTGGTCAAAGCCATTGAGGCGATCCAGCAGGATACCATTCTTAAAAAGTTCAATCCTAAAAAGCTGTCGGCGACGGATTTTTTTCTGAAAATATATGACCCGCAAAAAGGCGATAAATTGTTGCAGGAAGCCATTGCGGGCTACCTCGAAAACCGGAAAGCGGAGATTTTGCAATGGCTGAAAGACAAAGACTTATACGTAATGGGTGTGGATGGAAACCCTGCCCGAACCCGTATTCAATGGATGCCCAACCGCGCCAAGGTCTATTTTCATTTTAAACGAAACGAAGAAAATACGCACTATTATCCCAACATAAAATACGACGGAGAACGACTGCACATTCGAAATCAGAATGCGCTGCTGGTCTGTGATGAACCCGCCTGGCTGTTGGTACAGGATAAACTGTACCATTTTGACCGCCACGTGGACGGCAAAAAAATCCGACCGTTCCTGACCAAACCGCAGATCATCATTCCGCGCTCCGTAGAAGACCAATATTATCAGCGGTTTGTGGTGCCTTTGGTGGCTTCGTACGAAGTATACGCGGAGGGATTTGAGATCAGATACGAGACGGCGGAATTGCAGTCGATCCTGAATCTGACGGAGCTGAATTCGGGTGCCGGAACTTCTTTGTCCCTGTTTGAACAATCTACTGCCGGAGAAGAATCATTGACCGATGACGAATCGCAGGTGATGCTGGAACTGTCGTTTCGGTACGGCAACTTTACGTTTACGTTTGATAATTTTGCCGCCCATGCCAACGTAAGTTTAGAGAAAAACGGTGATTCTTACGTGTTTCATAAGGTAAAGCGAGATGTGCGGGTCGAAAAAGCCAAACTGTTACTGCTCAAGGGATTGGGCCTGGATATGCAGCAGGGACGCCGAAAAATGCCTAAAAGTGAAGCGTTTGAGTGGCTGAGAACGAACCATTTTACGCTGAAGGATGCCGGCATCCTCGTCCGGCAAAGCGCCGGGAACGGAAAGCAGTATTTTCTGGGGTATTCGTCGATCGATATCTCGTTTGAAGAAGGCCGCGATTGGTTTGATATCTACGCCAACGTACGATTCGGGGAGTTTGAGATTCCGTTCATTAAGCTGAAAAATCTGATCCTGGCCCGTAAAAAGGAATTTACGCTGCCCAATGGCGAGATCGCCCTGATTCCGGAGGCGTGGCTGACGGCCTATTCAGAGCTGTTTGCCTTTGCGGAATATGATCCCGACAGTGAGCAATTACTGCTCCGAAAACATCATTTGGCCCTGATACAGGAATTTGCCGAAGACAGCCTGGCCAAGGTGATCATGAGCCGAAAACTGGAGAAACTGCGCGATTTTACCGAAATTGACGAGACTCCGTTGCCCGAAAACTTTTTGGGTACCTTACGTCCCTATCAAAAAGCGGGCTACGACTGGATCAATTTTCTGAATACCTACCGTTTCGGCGGTTGTTTGGCCGATGACATGGGTTTGGGGAAAACCGTGACCACCCTGGCCATGCTGCAATACCAAAAAGAGCAGGGCCCCCATCGCCCTTCCCTATTGGTCATGCCCACCTCGCTGCTGTACAACTGGCAGTTGGAAGCACGCCGATTTACGCCTCAGTTGCGGGTGCTGGTTTACACGGGTACCTACCGCGATAAAAATCCCGCACAGTTTGATGGCTATGACCTGATTCTGACTTCGTACGGCATTGTGCGGATAGACATTGATTTGCTGAAAACGTATCCCTTTCATTACATCATTCTGGATGAGTCGCAGGCCATCAAAAATCCGTCTTCGCACATTACCAAGGCGGTGATGCAGCTGGAGGCGCGGCATCGGTTGATCCTGACGGGCACGCCGCTTGAAAATACCACCATGGACCTCTGGACGCAAATGACTTTTGTGAATCCGGGGCTGCTGGGCAGTCAATCCTATTTCAGGTCGCACTTTCAGGTGCCGATTGAAAAGCACAACGACGAGAAGCGTTCGCAGAAACTCTACGCGCTCATCAAGCCTTTTTTGCTGCGGCGGCATAAGTCGCAGGTAGCCTTGGATCTGCCTTCCAAGGTAGAGAGTGTGCATTATTGCGACATGGCCGAGGAGCAGGAAAAGCGCTACGAAGAAACCAAGTCCTATTACCGAAATTATATTCTGGAACAGATCGAAGAATCGGGCATTGCCAAGTCGCAGATCATGGTGCTTCAAGGGCTGACCAAACTGCGGCAGTTGGCCAATCACCCGCGTATGATCGACGAAGAATACGAGGGTGAGTCGGGCAAGCTGGAAGAAATTCAGGCAAAACTGGAAGAGTTGCTGGCGGGTGATCACAAGGTGTTAATATTCAGTCAGTTCATTCGCCATCTTTCGATTTTGCGGCAGTATTTGGACGAAAAGAATATCCGGTATGCGTACCTCGACGGCTCCACTGCCGACCGTCAGGCGCAGGTGGAGCTGTTTCAGGAAAAAGAAGAAATCAAAATATTCCTGATATCGCTTCGGGCGGGCGGCCTGGGCCTTAACCTGACGGCTGCTGACTACGTCTTTATTCTGGACCCGTGGTGGAACCCTGCCATTGAGGCGCAGGCCATCGACCGGGCACACCGCATCGGGCAGCAGCGCACCGTTTTTACCTATAAATTCATCACCAAAAACTCGGTGGAAGAAAAAATCCTGGATTTGCAGCGCAGCAAGCAAAAGCTCTTCAACGAACTCATCACCACGGAAGAAAGCTTCGTCAAATCCCTGACCAAGGAAGATATAATTGATCTGTTGGCGTAA
- a CDS encoding methylated-DNA--[protein]-cysteine S-methyltransferase, which yields MSVAYLQTPLGIACVEGDAEGIQVVSIKEGELPPAQPIPEELTPAIHQLSDYFNGQRTSFDLRLNPQGTDFQKRVWEELRKVPFGRTVSYLELSRRLGDEKAIRAVAAANGKNPVWLIIPCHRIIGTDGSLTGYAGGLWRKKWLIEFEKGGLQGSLF from the coding sequence ATGTCTGTTGCATATTTGCAAACACCCCTCGGCATTGCCTGCGTTGAAGGCGATGCTGAGGGCATCCAAGTGGTCAGCATCAAAGAAGGGGAATTACCTCCCGCTCAACCGATCCCGGAAGAACTGACCCCTGCCATCCATCAGCTTTCCGACTATTTCAACGGTCAACGTACGTCTTTTGACCTGCGGCTCAATCCGCAGGGAACCGATTTTCAAAAAAGGGTATGGGAAGAATTACGAAAGGTTCCCTTCGGACGCACGGTTTCGTACCTGGAGCTATCCCGTCGTTTAGGCGACGAAAAGGCCATCCGGGCCGTAGCGGCGGCCAATGGAAAAAATCCTGTTTGGCTGATCATTCCCTGCCACCGTATCATCGGTACCGACGGTTCGCTGACGGGGTACGCGGGTGGGCTGTGGCGCAAAAAATGGCTGATTGAATTTGAGAAAGGAGGATTACAGGGCAGTTTGTTTTAA
- a CDS encoding pyridoxal phosphate-dependent aminotransferase — MTAVVETAGSLADRIIALEESSTLGMTKKARELAAQGHKVISLSVGEPDFKTPKHICEAAKQAIDEGYHGYSPVAGYADLRKAIADKFTNENNIPWKAENIVVSTGAKHSLANVIQVLVNPGDEVVILAPYWVSYSEMVKLAEGKSVVLNGSFENDFKVTAEQLEDAITERTRIVMFASPNNPTGSVYSETELRAIAAVVEKHENVFVLADEIYEYINFTPQGHFSIGSLPEIHDRVITVNGVAKGYAMTGWRIGYIGAAKWIADGVEKLQGQVTSGTGSISQRAALAAISGPKDAAKEMCEAYERRRNLVVGLLKEIPGFKVNMPEGAFYAFPDISEYFGKSDGTTTINDSDDFCTWLLNEAYVATVAGSGFGAPNCMRISTAASDENLVEACRRIKEAVAKLS; from the coding sequence ATGACTGCTGTTGTCGAAACGGCCGGTTCGTTGGCCGACCGCATTATTGCGCTGGAAGAGTCTTCTACGTTAGGAATGACCAAAAAAGCGCGTGAATTGGCCGCCCAAGGCCATAAAGTGATTAGCCTGAGCGTCGGAGAGCCCGACTTCAAAACCCCTAAACACATTTGCGAAGCTGCTAAGCAAGCCATTGATGAAGGGTATCACGGCTATTCGCCGGTGGCCGGCTACGCTGACCTGCGCAAAGCCATCGCTGATAAGTTTACGAACGAAAATAATATTCCCTGGAAGGCGGAAAACATTGTGGTTTCGACGGGTGCCAAGCATTCGCTGGCAAACGTGATTCAGGTATTGGTCAACCCCGGTGACGAGGTAGTCATTTTAGCTCCTTATTGGGTAAGCTATTCCGAAATGGTCAAATTGGCCGAAGGTAAATCAGTTGTACTGAACGGAAGTTTTGAAAACGATTTTAAAGTAACGGCCGAACAATTGGAAGACGCCATTACCGAGCGTACGCGCATCGTGATGTTTGCGTCTCCCAACAACCCTACCGGCTCCGTGTATTCAGAAACGGAGTTGCGGGCCATTGCCGCCGTTGTTGAAAAGCACGAAAACGTCTTTGTGTTGGCGGATGAGATTTACGAGTACATCAACTTTACCCCGCAGGGGCATTTCAGCATCGGCTCTCTCCCCGAAATTCACGACCGTGTCATCACCGTCAACGGGGTCGCCAAAGGCTATGCCATGACCGGCTGGCGAATCGGCTACATCGGTGCTGCAAAATGGATTGCCGACGGCGTGGAAAAATTGCAGGGACAGGTCACTTCGGGCACCGGGTCTATCTCTCAGCGCGCTGCGTTGGCCGCCATTTCCGGACCGAAAGATGCCGCCAAAGAAATGTGCGAAGCCTATGAGCGCCGTCGCAATTTGGTAGTGGGATTATTGAAAGAAATTCCCGGGTTTAAGGTCAATATGCCCGAAGGCGCTTTTTATGCCTTCCCGGATATCAGTGAATACTTCGGTAAATCGGACGGCACGACCACGATCAATGATTCGGACGATTTTTGCACGTGGCTCCTGAATGAAGCCTACGTAGCCACCGTGGCCGGTTCAGGTTTTGGAGCTCCCAACTGTATGCGTATCTCAACGGCCGCTTCTGACGAAAATCTGGTCGAAGCCTGTCGCCGAATCAAAGAAGCGGTAGCAAAACTGAGCTGA
- a CDS encoding DUF11 domain-containing protein, with amino-acid sequence MSQKVRISMIGMVWVLMGFLKAAYAQLSTNTVKYKITYTAATQTYTAWVVPDYSVPNANNSTTVEKGGTAQYTIVVPKDFVITEITDIKGTWTKPTDSGFIKLGPGNSGQTWTGLDPSLNYYVIGKTPSETDYGTFTAGTAVALFSFKGNGCFGPIKPLPAGDPFIQAADANYSLNVANSFYSRSGQPAGGNVNPLEQFINITGSAALCSGGSSDLSITKTLTGAKVRTLNETVTYRLVVRNQGPDAATNIVVKDSVSAGLVIKSATAGTGTFTSPLWNIPTLASGDSAVLTVTTQIVAEGVNYNYGIIKSQDQTDPNKNNNDIPACVSVPYKLCAGNKLQASVPAAYTNVVWFKGTTQVGTGNTILLSEPGSYTFTATNVTCPVGGCCPIVIEASADCCPVSLCVPVVLKKIKA; translated from the coding sequence ATGAGCCAGAAAGTAAGAATCTCGATGATTGGTATGGTGTGGGTGCTGATGGGTTTTTTGAAGGCAGCCTATGCCCAGCTATCCACCAACACTGTAAAGTACAAAATAACCTATACTGCCGCTACGCAAACGTATACGGCATGGGTGGTACCTGATTATTCCGTTCCGAATGCCAACAACTCCACTACCGTTGAAAAAGGCGGAACCGCCCAGTATACCATTGTGGTTCCGAAAGATTTTGTCATCACTGAAATCACCGATATTAAAGGAACCTGGACCAAGCCCACGGATTCCGGTTTTATTAAATTAGGCCCGGGCAATTCAGGTCAAACATGGACAGGACTTGATCCTTCGCTCAATTATTATGTGATCGGTAAAACACCATCCGAAACAGACTATGGCACTTTTACAGCAGGTACGGCCGTGGCGTTATTCAGTTTTAAAGGGAATGGATGTTTTGGGCCTATCAAGCCGCTTCCGGCCGGAGACCCTTTCATTCAGGCAGCGGATGCCAATTACTCGCTAAACGTAGCCAATAGCTTTTATTCCCGCTCGGGACAGCCCGCAGGCGGCAATGTGAATCCATTGGAGCAGTTTATCAATATCACCGGCAGCGCAGCCCTGTGTTCCGGCGGCAGCTCAGACCTGAGCATTACAAAAACACTGACAGGAGCCAAAGTTCGAACACTGAATGAAACGGTAACGTATCGACTGGTAGTGAGAAACCAAGGACCTGACGCCGCGACCAACATCGTTGTCAAAGACAGTGTCAGTGCCGGCTTAGTGATCAAGAGTGCCACTGCGGGGACGGGTACGTTCACTTCACCGCTTTGGAACATTCCTACACTCGCTTCGGGCGACAGCGCCGTGTTGACCGTTACGACACAGATCGTGGCCGAAGGGGTAAATTATAATTACGGTATCATAAAAAGTCAGGACCAAACCGACCCCAATAAGAATAATAATGACATTCCAGCGTGTGTGAGTGTGCCGTATAAGCTTTGTGCGGGCAACAAACTCCAGGCCTCCGTTCCTGCCGCTTATACCAATGTGGTATGGTTTAAAGGAACAACTCAGGTGGGTACGGGCAATACGATCCTGCTTTCTGAACCCGGAAGCTATACGTTTACCGCAACCAACGTGACATGCCCCGTCGGCGGATGCTGCCCTATCGTGATCGAAGCAAGCGCCGACTGTTGCCCTGTCTCATTGTGTGTTCCGGTTGTGTTGAAAAAGATTAAGGCGTAG